One stretch of Arachis hypogaea cultivar Tifrunner chromosome 20, arahy.Tifrunner.gnm2.J5K5, whole genome shotgun sequence DNA includes these proteins:
- the LOC112782756 gene encoding uncharacterized protein isoform X1 — protein MKIVFSKNPINILNSRSTSSSLFLFHFRSNVFKRRSFVLSSSRKWTLGTKSLKLSSSPLRASCAPISTVYGGWDEVAVAGDSDSLRSFLASIGIDDRKNVFVFILGVVCAMAISRVRVSSIIVIPASALVFAVGFAVGFFRSGAFGDARISGTKRKEKDENSKLFSEKLRSLLEFFDELDGVVNNMKSDVQFAIRNKKIEESDFFGYVDVTDKIKLKALNARNIVKALIDNEGNSNGAFVENNKGSRRKKDAGEAGYQMLQSIGSLFGEKSVTSNSNKVRENVKQETVDRALDQAPGNGTVPPVEDKASNSDSRGNGKLDSSLDSSISSVSDMYRNGRKKGTAENDDFGLGGVGRKTNKFRDEKEYSYRNKGLRFTNNRSFSLKMDSSSVTDMWESHDNLLDSESMKVRMEHMESESSFVQEQLLNQGHKTFTSSYDKRDDEPRRSQFEEDAMNYDHRNQHHDDDLPGRESEFNASSSAKTSDDEMFGRFLAEATELQKQAKVFIKARHDEEQAEIMLYRSANLFSKALDLKPMSLLAVGQLGNTYLLHGELKLKISRELRGLLSGSIQPSSGRRRRVLKGMQKKITSKEEVAPLLIDVCEECEELLVEAGRKYRLALSIDANDVRALYNWGLALSFRGQLIADIGPGAAFEAERVFLAAIDKFDAMLLKGNVYAPDAALFRWGVALQQRSRLRPGTSKEKVKLLQQARRLYEDALHMDSNNMQAKEALSSCLYELNYR, from the exons ATGAAAATCGTATTTTCGAAAAACccaattaatattctaaattctcgatctacttcttcttccctttttctcttcCATTTCCGTTCCAATGTTTTCAAAAGACGCAGCTTTGTTCTCAGTTCCAGCAGAAAATGGACCCTTGGAACCAAATCTCTCAAATTATCGTCTTCTCCCTTAAGAGCTTCGTGTGCTCCTATCTCAACTGTCTATGGCGGCTGGGACGAGGTTGCAGTCGCCGGTGACTCCGATTCGCTGCGCAGTTTTCTCGCTTCCATTGGAATCGATGATAGGAAGAATGTTTTCGTGTTCATCTTGGGCGTTGTTTGCGCCATGGCGATTTCCAGGGTTAGGGTTTCTTCCATCATTGTTATTCCAGCTTCAGCTCTTGTTTTTGCGGTTGGTTTCGCCGTAGGGTTTTTCCGAAGCGGTGCCTTCGGTGACGCCAGGATTAGCGGGAccaagaggaaagagaaggacGAGAATTCGAAGCTGTTTTCggagaaattgaggagcttgttGGAATTCTTCGATGAACTCGATGGTGTGGTCAATAACATGAAGAGCGATGTACAATTTGCCATCAGGAATAAGAAAATTGAAGAGAGTGATTTCTTTGGGTATGTTGATGTCACAGATAAAATAAAGTTGAAGGCTTTGAATGCTAGGAATATTGTGAAGGCTTTAATTGATAATGAGGGAAATTCTAATGGGGCTTTTGTTGAGAACAATAAAGGTagtagaagaaagaaagatgctGGAGAAGCTGGGTACCAGATGCTACAATCTATTGGAAGTTTGTTTGGAGAAAAATCAGTTACCTCGAATTCTAACAAAGTCAGAGAAAATGTTAAGCAAGAGACAGTGGATAGAGCATTGGATCAAGCACCAGGAAATGGTACTGTGCCTCCTGTTGAAGATAAGGCTTCAAATTCAGATAGTAGAGGGAATGGTAAGTTGGATTCTTCTCTAGATTCTTCAATTAGCTCTGTTTCGGATATGTACAGAAATGGAAGAAAAAAGGGTACTGCTGAGAATGATGATTTTGGATTAGGAGGTGTTGGCAGGAAAACTAATAAATTTCGTGATGAGAAAGAATATAGTTACCGGAACAAAGGATTGAGGTTCACAAATAATCGCAGTTTCTCTCTGAAGATGGATTCGAGCAGTGTAACAGACATGTGGGAATCTCATGACAATCTGCTTGATTCTGAAAGCATGAAAGTCAGAATGGAACACATGGAAAGTGAATCTTCCTTTGTGCAGGAGCAGTTGCTCAATCAAGGGCACAAAACTTTCACGTCTTCTTATGACAAGAGGGATGATGAGCCTCGTAGGTCTCAATTTGAAGAAGATGCAATGAATTATGATCATCGCAATCAGCATCATGATGATGACTTGCCTGGGCGTGAGAGTGAATTCAATGCTTCTTCATCTGCAAAGACATCAGATGATGAAATGTTTGGTAGGTTCCTTGCTGAAGCAACCGAACTTCAAAAGCAAGCAAAAGTGTTTATAAAGGCTAGGCATGATGAAGAGCAAGCTGAAATCATGTTATATAGGTCTGCTAACCTATTTTCCAAAGCTTTAGACCTGAAGCCTATGAGTTTATTGGCTGTAGGCCAGTTAGGAAACACTTATCTTCTTCATGGAGAATTAAAGTTGAAGATCAGTCGTGAACTGCGAGGTCTACTTTCAGGTAGCATCCAACCATCATCTGGGAGACGTCGTAGAGTACTGAAGGGAATGCAGAAAAAAATCACTAGTAAAGAAGAAGTTGCACCATTGCTTATTGATGTATGTGAAGAATGTGAAGAGCTTCTGGTTGAGGCTGGCAGAAAGTATAGGCTGGCATTGTCAATTGATGCGAATGATGTGAGAGCCCTGTATAATTGGGGCCTTGCTCTCTCTTTTCGTGGGCAATTGATAGCAGACATTGGTCCG GGTGCTGCTTTTGAGGCTGAAAGAGTATTCCTGGCTGCTATTGACAAGTTTGATGCTATGTTGTTGAAGGGCAATGTTTATGCACCAGATG CAGCTTTGTTCAGATGGGGTGTGGCATTGCAGCAGAGATCTCGGTTAAGGCCAGGAACCAGTAAAGAGAAGGTGAAGTTGCTGCAGCAAGCAAGAAGGCTCTATGAAGATGCCCTTCATATGGATTCCAATAACATGCAAGCTAAAGAAGCTTTATCCTCTTGTCTCTATGAGCTCAATTACCGGTAA
- the LOC112782756 gene encoding uncharacterized protein isoform X2, protein MKIVFSKNPINILNSRSTSSSLFLFHFRSNVFKRRSFVLSSSRKWTLGTKSLKLSSSPLRASCAPISTVYGGWDEVAVAGDSDSLRSFLASIGIDDRKNVFVFILGVVCAMAISRVRVSSIIVIPASALVFAVGFAVGFFRSGAFGDARISGTKRKEKDENSKLFSEKLRSLLEFFDELDGVVNNMKSDVQFAIRNKKIEESDFFGYVDVTDKIKLKALNARNIVKALIDNEGNSNGAFVENNKGSRRKKDAGEAGYQMLQSIGSLFGEKSVTSNSNKVRENVKQETVDRALDQAPGNGTVPPVEDKASNSDSRGNGKLDSSLDSSISSVSDMYRNGRKKGTAENDDFGLGGVGRKTNKFRDEKEYSYRNKGLRFTNNRSFSLKMDSSSVTDMWESHDNLLDSESMKVRMEHMESESSFVQEQLLNQGHKTFTSSYDKRDDEPRRSQFEEDAMNYDHRNQHHDDDLPGRESEFNASSSAKTSDDEMFGRFLAEATELQKQAKVFIKARHDEEQAEIMLYRSANLFSKALDLKPMSLLAVGQLGNTYLLHGELKLKISRELRGLLSGSIQPSSGRRRRVLKGMQKKITSKEEVAPLLIDVCEECEELLVEAGRKYRLALSIDANDVRALYNWGLALSFRGQLIADIGPGAAFEAERVFLAAIDKFDAMLLKGNVYAPDALFRWGVALQQRSRLRPGTSKEKVKLLQQARRLYEDALHMDSNNMQAKEALSSCLYELNYR, encoded by the exons ATGAAAATCGTATTTTCGAAAAACccaattaatattctaaattctcgatctacttcttcttccctttttctcttcCATTTCCGTTCCAATGTTTTCAAAAGACGCAGCTTTGTTCTCAGTTCCAGCAGAAAATGGACCCTTGGAACCAAATCTCTCAAATTATCGTCTTCTCCCTTAAGAGCTTCGTGTGCTCCTATCTCAACTGTCTATGGCGGCTGGGACGAGGTTGCAGTCGCCGGTGACTCCGATTCGCTGCGCAGTTTTCTCGCTTCCATTGGAATCGATGATAGGAAGAATGTTTTCGTGTTCATCTTGGGCGTTGTTTGCGCCATGGCGATTTCCAGGGTTAGGGTTTCTTCCATCATTGTTATTCCAGCTTCAGCTCTTGTTTTTGCGGTTGGTTTCGCCGTAGGGTTTTTCCGAAGCGGTGCCTTCGGTGACGCCAGGATTAGCGGGAccaagaggaaagagaaggacGAGAATTCGAAGCTGTTTTCggagaaattgaggagcttgttGGAATTCTTCGATGAACTCGATGGTGTGGTCAATAACATGAAGAGCGATGTACAATTTGCCATCAGGAATAAGAAAATTGAAGAGAGTGATTTCTTTGGGTATGTTGATGTCACAGATAAAATAAAGTTGAAGGCTTTGAATGCTAGGAATATTGTGAAGGCTTTAATTGATAATGAGGGAAATTCTAATGGGGCTTTTGTTGAGAACAATAAAGGTagtagaagaaagaaagatgctGGAGAAGCTGGGTACCAGATGCTACAATCTATTGGAAGTTTGTTTGGAGAAAAATCAGTTACCTCGAATTCTAACAAAGTCAGAGAAAATGTTAAGCAAGAGACAGTGGATAGAGCATTGGATCAAGCACCAGGAAATGGTACTGTGCCTCCTGTTGAAGATAAGGCTTCAAATTCAGATAGTAGAGGGAATGGTAAGTTGGATTCTTCTCTAGATTCTTCAATTAGCTCTGTTTCGGATATGTACAGAAATGGAAGAAAAAAGGGTACTGCTGAGAATGATGATTTTGGATTAGGAGGTGTTGGCAGGAAAACTAATAAATTTCGTGATGAGAAAGAATATAGTTACCGGAACAAAGGATTGAGGTTCACAAATAATCGCAGTTTCTCTCTGAAGATGGATTCGAGCAGTGTAACAGACATGTGGGAATCTCATGACAATCTGCTTGATTCTGAAAGCATGAAAGTCAGAATGGAACACATGGAAAGTGAATCTTCCTTTGTGCAGGAGCAGTTGCTCAATCAAGGGCACAAAACTTTCACGTCTTCTTATGACAAGAGGGATGATGAGCCTCGTAGGTCTCAATTTGAAGAAGATGCAATGAATTATGATCATCGCAATCAGCATCATGATGATGACTTGCCTGGGCGTGAGAGTGAATTCAATGCTTCTTCATCTGCAAAGACATCAGATGATGAAATGTTTGGTAGGTTCCTTGCTGAAGCAACCGAACTTCAAAAGCAAGCAAAAGTGTTTATAAAGGCTAGGCATGATGAAGAGCAAGCTGAAATCATGTTATATAGGTCTGCTAACCTATTTTCCAAAGCTTTAGACCTGAAGCCTATGAGTTTATTGGCTGTAGGCCAGTTAGGAAACACTTATCTTCTTCATGGAGAATTAAAGTTGAAGATCAGTCGTGAACTGCGAGGTCTACTTTCAGGTAGCATCCAACCATCATCTGGGAGACGTCGTAGAGTACTGAAGGGAATGCAGAAAAAAATCACTAGTAAAGAAGAAGTTGCACCATTGCTTATTGATGTATGTGAAGAATGTGAAGAGCTTCTGGTTGAGGCTGGCAGAAAGTATAGGCTGGCATTGTCAATTGATGCGAATGATGTGAGAGCCCTGTATAATTGGGGCCTTGCTCTCTCTTTTCGTGGGCAATTGATAGCAGACATTGGTCCG GGTGCTGCTTTTGAGGCTGAAAGAGTATTCCTGGCTGCTATTGACAAGTTTGATGCTATGTTGTTGAAGGGCAATGTTTATGCACCAGATG CTTTGTTCAGATGGGGTGTGGCATTGCAGCAGAGATCTCGGTTAAGGCCAGGAACCAGTAAAGAGAAGGTGAAGTTGCTGCAGCAAGCAAGAAGGCTCTATGAAGATGCCCTTCATATGGATTCCAATAACATGCAAGCTAAAGAAGCTTTATCCTCTTGTCTCTATGAGCTCAATTACCGGTAA
- the LOC112782757 gene encoding uncharacterized protein produces the protein MNNSGPLRTVITGAGIILGGIAALNLASTVTLKTISFVSEKKRKKTALPCMACRGKGFYICKLCKGNATISWSPMYDPIAINPCLCPTCEGNRVQRCLNCLGKGYD, from the exons ATGAATAATTCAGGGCCTTTGAGAACAGTGATTACCGGTGCTGGAATCATATTGGGTGGAATAGCCGCTTTGAACTTGGCTTCTACTGTGACCCTAAAAACGATTTCCTTTGTTTCTGAGAAGAAACGG AAAAAGACAGCGTTGCCTTGTATGGCCTGTAGAGGGAAGGGATTCTACATATGCAAACTGTGCAAAGGGAATGCCACCATTTCATGGTCACCAATGTATGATCCCATTGCAATCAACCCTTGCCTTTGTCCTACTTGTGAGGGAAACAG GGTCCAACGCTGTCTGAATTGTCTGGGAAAAGGCTATGACTGA